A window of the Mesorhizobium opportunistum WSM2075 genome harbors these coding sequences:
- a CDS encoding TCR/Tet family MFS transporter, translating into MIDPKTARRGLALVFTTLLLDIIGFGMIMPVLPAYLRELTGVSISGAAIEGGWLFFVYAAMQFFFAPIMGGLSDRFGRRPILLASVLTFSIDNLICAVAWSYPMLFIGRVLAGISGASYSTTSAFIADISNDENRAKNFGLLGIAFGVGFVIGPVLGGLLGTFGPRVPFYFAAGLAFVNFLIAMFFLPETLDEKHRRRFEWKRANPVGTLLQMRQYHGIGWIGLVFFLMTLGHMMYPAVWSFVSNYRYGWSEQQIGFSLGAFGLCGAIIMGTVLPRVIPRLGEWRTAVIGLTFTAASAFGYAFASQGWMVYAVIVVGCLEALADPPLRSLAAAKVPPSAQGELQGAMTSIFSITSIITPLLYTAIFSWFTGPSAPVTFGGAPYLVGACFLTLAVIVFVTKVARPATRINVTTGVAEDGAQV; encoded by the coding sequence ATGATCGATCCCAAAACCGCCAGGCGGGGCCTGGCGCTCGTTTTCACCACGCTGCTGCTCGACATCATCGGCTTCGGCATGATCATGCCGGTGCTGCCGGCCTATCTCAGGGAATTGACCGGCGTCAGCATCAGCGGCGCGGCGATCGAGGGCGGCTGGCTGTTCTTCGTCTATGCGGCGATGCAGTTCTTCTTCGCGCCGATCATGGGTGGCTTGAGCGATCGATTCGGACGGCGGCCGATCCTGCTCGCCTCGGTGCTGACCTTCTCGATCGACAACCTGATCTGCGCGGTCGCGTGGTCCTACCCGATGCTGTTCATCGGGCGTGTGCTGGCCGGCATTTCGGGCGCCAGCTATTCAACGACATCGGCTTTCATCGCCGACATATCGAACGATGAGAACCGGGCGAAGAATTTCGGCCTGTTGGGCATCGCCTTCGGCGTCGGTTTCGTCATCGGGCCGGTGCTGGGCGGATTGCTCGGCACGTTCGGACCGCGGGTGCCGTTCTATTTCGCCGCCGGGCTTGCCTTCGTGAACTTCCTGATCGCGATGTTCTTCCTGCCCGAAACGCTGGATGAAAAGCATCGCCGCCGCTTCGAATGGAAACGCGCCAACCCGGTCGGCACGCTGCTGCAGATGCGCCAGTATCATGGCATCGGCTGGATCGGGCTGGTCTTCTTCCTGATGACGCTCGGCCACATGATGTACCCGGCGGTCTGGTCGTTCGTCTCCAATTACCGCTATGGCTGGAGCGAGCAGCAGATCGGCTTCTCGCTCGGCGCCTTCGGCCTGTGCGGCGCGATCATCATGGGCACGGTTCTGCCACGCGTCATCCCCAGGCTCGGCGAATGGAGGACGGCGGTCATCGGCCTGACATTCACGGCGGCGAGCGCCTTCGGCTACGCCTTCGCCTCGCAGGGGTGGATGGTCTATGCGGTGATCGTCGTCGGCTGCCTGGAAGCGCTCGCCGACCCGCCGCTCCGGAGCCTCGCCGCCGCCAAGGTGCCGCCGTCGGCACAGGGCGAACTGCAGGGCGCGATGACCTCGATCTTCTCGATCACCTCGATCATCACGCCGCTGCTCTATACGGCGATCTTTTCCTGGTTCACCGGGCCAAGCGCGCCGGTGACTTTCGGTGGTGCGCCCTATCTGGTCGGTGCGTGCTTCCTGACGCTGGCGGTCATCGTCTTTGTCACCAAGGTGGCGCGGCCGGCGACGCGTATAAATGTCACCACCGGCGTCGCCGAAGACGGAGCACAGGTATGA
- a CDS encoding SPW repeat protein has product MNQWSNAKLCDVANLILRAILFVSPWLFAFASGTQSQNAMGSGIVIVVLSIAALAAFAVWEEWLNLVVGLWVLVSPWVLGFQATTAMSVHVVIGVLVAVLAAIELWMMHQNPPTQSAA; this is encoded by the coding sequence ATGAACCAGTGGTCAAACGCCAAGCTTTGTGACGTTGCAAATCTGATCCTAAGAGCAATTCTGTTCGTGTCTCCCTGGCTATTCGCCTTCGCGTCGGGAACGCAGTCCCAGAATGCCATGGGCAGCGGAATCGTGATCGTCGTACTTTCGATCGCCGCCCTCGCCGCCTTTGCTGTCTGGGAGGAGTGGCTGAACCTCGTTGTGGGCCTTTGGGTACTCGTGTCTCCCTGGGTGCTTGGATTCCAGGCAACCACGGCTATGAGCGTGCATGTTGTAATCGGCGTTCTGGTCGCGGTCCTGGCTGCGATCGAGCTCTGGATGATGCATCAGAACCCTCCGACGCAGTCCGCGGCCTAG
- a CDS encoding LysR family transcriptional regulator: protein MAEFTLHDLQCFDAVIRTGGFQPAAALLHRSHPAVFAAVAKLERQLDLVLLDRSGYRVRPTEAGLSFHRRAQALLRELEGLRVHAAQLSMGEESEIHVVIGDLCPRPQVLGMLGRFFAQCPGTRLHLHFEAVGGPWERLFDDEADLILHWVDKGDARVEWVDLCKVPFIPVVAPGFLPQRIQEPITPDQMQALTQCVMRDSARHSPQQNYSLIEGAPQCLVADQGMKKEIILQGLGWGHLPRFLIEDELHDGRLCSIAGRHMPGRTDELVVARRRDRPHGPVANRLWDHIQQEAPALRRALEPRRPAGEMPTNQSRKVQVETGR from the coding sequence ATGGCCGAATTCACCTTGCACGACTTGCAATGTTTCGATGCCGTGATCCGCACCGGCGGCTTTCAGCCGGCGGCCGCCCTGCTGCACCGCTCGCATCCGGCGGTGTTCGCCGCCGTCGCCAAGCTCGAACGGCAGCTTGATCTCGTTCTCCTGGACCGCAGCGGCTATCGCGTGCGCCCGACCGAGGCAGGGCTGTCGTTCCACCGCCGCGCGCAAGCGCTGCTGCGCGAACTGGAAGGTCTGCGTGTCCACGCCGCCCAGCTCTCGATGGGCGAGGAAAGCGAGATCCATGTCGTGATCGGCGACCTCTGCCCGCGCCCGCAGGTGCTTGGCATGCTCGGACGGTTCTTCGCCCAGTGCCCCGGCACGCGCCTGCACCTGCACTTCGAAGCCGTCGGCGGTCCGTGGGAGCGGCTTTTCGATGACGAAGCCGATCTGATCCTGCACTGGGTCGATAAGGGCGATGCACGGGTGGAATGGGTCGATTTGTGCAAGGTGCCCTTCATTCCCGTGGTGGCGCCTGGCTTTCTGCCGCAGCGCATCCAGGAGCCGATCACTCCCGATCAGATGCAGGCACTCACCCAATGCGTGATGCGCGACAGCGCCCGCCATTCGCCACAACAAAACTATTCGCTGATCGAAGGCGCGCCGCAATGCCTCGTCGCCGACCAGGGCATGAAGAAAGAGATCATCCTGCAAGGCCTCGGCTGGGGCCACCTGCCCCGCTTCCTGATCGAGGACGAGTTGCATGACGGGCGCCTGTGCTCCATTGCCGGCCGGCATATGCCGGGCCGCACCGATGAGCTGGTGGTGGCGCGCCGCCGCGACCGGCCGCACGGCCCGGTCGCGAACCGGCTCTGGGACCATATCCAGCAGGAAGCGCCGGCATTGCGCCGCGCTTTGGAGCCTCGGAGACCCGCCGGAGAGATGCCGACCAACCAGTCACGAAAGGTGCAAGTGGAAACCGGTCGTTAA
- a CDS encoding DUF6496 domain-containing protein — protein MTKKIMEKAREDKREGKSPSTQAGEFVRDEIEKVRQGKHGARSTQQAIAIGLSEARRAGVDLPPPEKGKVKESTRKSAEYAYEAGQGERKPKRRPRVSKAVSKVLEREPKNTASHEALSQQAKRAASRRTAEERSAAAEKAADTKGASGRSAAARKAVRTKGTRGRKQAARKSARTRTHHA, from the coding sequence ATGACCAAGAAAATCATGGAGAAGGCCCGAGAGGACAAGCGCGAGGGCAAGTCGCCGAGCACGCAAGCCGGCGAGTTTGTGCGGGACGAAATCGAAAAGGTCCGCCAGGGGAAGCATGGCGCACGCTCGACGCAGCAGGCTATCGCCATCGGACTTTCCGAGGCGAGACGGGCAGGCGTGGACCTGCCCCCGCCCGAAAAGGGCAAGGTGAAGGAGAGCACGCGCAAGAGCGCCGAATATGCGTATGAGGCTGGCCAGGGCGAACGCAAGCCGAAACGCCGGCCGCGAGTCTCGAAAGCGGTCTCCAAGGTGCTTGAGCGCGAGCCGAAGAACACGGCATCGCACGAGGCGCTGTCGCAGCAGGCCAAGCGCGCGGCCTCGCGCCGGACGGCCGAGGAACGCTCGGCTGCCGCGGAGAAGGCGGCCGACACGAAAGGTGCATCCGGTCGTTCCGCCGCCGCACGCAAGGCAGTGCGCACCAAGGGCACCCGCGGCAGGAAGCAGGCGGCGCGGAAGTCGGCCAGAACGCGTACACACCACGCGTAG
- a CDS encoding GNAT family N-acetyltransferase, whose amino-acid sequence MVEIVKPALEHLPSYKAALERGWSPDNVRLLQATREQLAAIEEDPVAFLASLDDPEAKGGPVTLPDGTKVPRLPGFRRWIWDGEASGSIGLRWQKGTADLPPHVLGHIGYAVVPWKRRRGYATEALRLMLDEARAVGLAHVEITAKPGNPASHKVILANGGRLVERFFEDAAYGGAESLRFRIKL is encoded by the coding sequence ATGGTCGAGATCGTCAAACCCGCGCTTGAACATCTGCCGTCCTACAAGGCGGCGCTCGAGCGCGGCTGGTCGCCGGACAATGTGCGGCTCTTGCAGGCGACGCGCGAGCAACTTGCGGCGATAGAAGAGGATCCGGTGGCGTTCCTGGCCAGCCTCGACGATCCTGAGGCGAAAGGTGGCCCGGTCACCTTGCCCGACGGGACGAAAGTGCCACGCCTGCCGGGTTTCCGCCGCTGGATCTGGGACGGCGAGGCCTCGGGCTCGATCGGCTTGCGCTGGCAGAAAGGCACGGCGGACCTGCCGCCGCATGTGCTTGGCCATATCGGCTATGCGGTGGTGCCGTGGAAGCGGCGGCGCGGCTACGCGACCGAGGCGCTGCGGCTGATGCTGGACGAGGCGAGGGCGGTTGGCCTGGCTCACGTCGAGATCACCGCCAAGCCGGGCAACCCGGCGTCGCACAAGGTGATCCTGGCCAATGGCGGCAGGCTGGTCGAGCGCTTCTTCGAGGATGCCGCCTATGGCGGGGCGGAGAGTTTGCGGTTCCGGATCAAGCTGTAG
- a CDS encoding DUF2267 domain-containing protein encodes MSATGLDVFDRTLQTTNIWLDEIMEDHGPDRRIAWHILGAVLRTIRDRLQIGLAAKLGAELPLLVRGAYYDHYRPAAEPDKTRSLEDFSQHIDEELKSIRPVDPQDAARSVFRVLTRHIDLGQSAKVRDALPKEIQALWPESVGAK; translated from the coding sequence ATGAGCGCTACCGGTTTGGATGTTTTCGACAGGACGCTGCAGACAACGAACATCTGGCTCGACGAGATCATGGAAGATCATGGGCCGGATCGGCGGATTGCCTGGCACATATTGGGTGCGGTCTTGCGGACCATAAGGGACAGGCTGCAGATCGGACTTGCGGCCAAGCTTGGGGCGGAACTGCCGCTCTTGGTGCGCGGTGCTTATTACGACCACTACCGGCCCGCAGCCGAGCCGGACAAGACGCGCTCCCTGGAAGATTTCTCGCAGCATATCGACGAGGAATTGAAATCGATCCGCCCTGTCGATCCCCAAGATGCCGCGCGCTCGGTGTTCCGGGTTCTTACCCGGCATATCGACCTTGGTCAGTCGGCCAAGGTGCGGGACGCGCTGCCGAAGGAAATCCAGGCGCTCTGGCCGGAGAGCGTCGGCGCCAAGTAG
- the ypfJ gene encoding KPN_02809 family neutral zinc metallopeptidase — protein MLWKGRRQSDNIEDDRSGGGGGGLGGGGGQFRLPIGGRTGGGGSIFLVILVVLAGWYFGFDPSAILGGGDGGLLPGGGGQITDNSGGQDSGTAPANDEMKQFVATVLAETEDTWTGIFKSQGLTYEDPKLVLFSGQVRSACGFASAAAGPFYCPGDHKVYLDMTFFQQLDQQFGASGEFARAYVIAHEVGHHVQNLTGIMGKFNQMRQGMSEADSNQLSVRIELQADCFAGVWAHYTGQKGILEQGDFESALNAAKQIGDDTLQKKMQGYVVPESFNHGTSQQRQTWLARGYKSGKLSDCNTMSGAI, from the coding sequence ATGCTCTGGAAAGGCCGTCGTCAGAGTGACAATATCGAGGACGACCGCAGCGGGGGTGGCGGCGGTGGGCTCGGCGGCGGTGGCGGGCAGTTCCGCCTGCCGATCGGCGGCCGCACCGGCGGCGGCGGCAGCATCTTCCTCGTCATCCTGGTGGTGCTGGCCGGATGGTATTTCGGCTTCGATCCCTCAGCGATACTGGGCGGTGGCGACGGTGGGCTGCTGCCCGGCGGCGGTGGCCAGATCACCGACAACAGCGGCGGCCAGGACAGCGGGACCGCCCCTGCCAATGACGAGATGAAGCAGTTCGTGGCGACTGTGCTCGCCGAGACCGAGGATACCTGGACCGGCATCTTCAAGTCGCAAGGGTTGACCTATGAAGACCCGAAGCTGGTGCTGTTTTCCGGCCAGGTGCGTTCGGCCTGCGGCTTTGCCTCGGCGGCTGCCGGACCGTTCTATTGTCCTGGAGACCACAAGGTCTATCTCGACATGACCTTCTTCCAGCAGCTCGACCAGCAGTTCGGCGCTTCCGGCGAGTTTGCTCGTGCCTATGTGATCGCGCATGAGGTCGGTCACCATGTGCAGAATCTCACCGGCATCATGGGCAAGTTCAACCAGATGCGGCAAGGCATGAGCGAAGCCGATTCCAACCAGCTGTCGGTGCGCATCGAGTTGCAGGCCGACTGCTTCGCCGGTGTCTGGGCGCACTACACCGGGCAGAAGGGCATATTGGAGCAGGGCGATTTCGAAAGCGCGCTCAACGCCGCCAAGCAGATCGGCGACGACACGCTGCAGAAGAAGATGCAGGGCTACGTCGTGCCGGAAAGCTTCAACCACGGCACCTCGCAGCAGCGGCAGACTTGGCTGGCGCGCGGCTACAAGAGCGGCAAGCTTTCGGATTGCAACACGATGAGCGGTGCAATCTGA
- a CDS encoding NADP-dependent oxidoreductase translates to MRDREGVDMKAVRIHTFGGPEVLSIEQVPLPQPLDDEVLLRVRAASVNPVDYKIREGSRNQALPITLGRDVSGAVEICGTRAHTLKKGDELFAMLGQDRGGNAEYVVVKATEAAAKPDRLSHVEAAAVPLAGITAWQGLFDHGGLKSGQRVLIHGGAGGVGHMAIQLAKAAGAFVATTVSAEDVVFVRELGADQTVDYRNQRFEEVVDEVDLVFDLIAGDTQDRSWEVLKPGGTLVSTLSQPSQEKANLHRARGVSYVAEPNAAQLAEIGRLIDAGKVTPFVQAVYPLGEVATAEERLENEHVRGKIVLEVSA, encoded by the coding sequence ATGCGTGACAGAGAAGGTGTCGATATGAAAGCAGTTCGTATCCATACTTTTGGCGGGCCGGAGGTTCTTTCCATCGAACAAGTCCCCTTGCCTCAGCCGCTTGACGACGAGGTTTTGCTCAGGGTCCGCGCAGCGAGCGTCAATCCGGTCGACTACAAGATCCGCGAAGGTTCGAGGAACCAGGCTCTGCCAATCACGCTCGGGCGCGATGTGTCCGGCGCGGTGGAAATATGCGGCACGCGGGCGCACACGCTGAAGAAGGGCGACGAGCTATTTGCCATGCTTGGTCAGGACCGAGGCGGCAATGCCGAATACGTCGTGGTCAAGGCGACGGAGGCGGCCGCCAAACCGGATCGTCTAAGCCACGTCGAAGCCGCGGCGGTGCCGCTTGCGGGCATCACCGCGTGGCAGGGCCTGTTCGACCATGGAGGCCTCAAATCCGGCCAAAGGGTACTCATCCATGGCGGCGCCGGCGGCGTCGGTCATATGGCGATCCAGCTGGCCAAGGCCGCGGGTGCGTTCGTCGCGACAACCGTTTCGGCCGAGGATGTCGTCTTCGTCCGTGAGCTTGGCGCCGATCAGACGGTCGACTACAGGAACCAGCGTTTCGAAGAGGTCGTCGATGAGGTCGACCTTGTGTTCGACCTCATCGCGGGCGACACGCAGGACCGCTCCTGGGAGGTGCTCAAGCCAGGCGGGACACTTGTTTCCACGCTTTCCCAACCTTCGCAGGAAAAGGCAAACTTGCATCGGGCGCGTGGCGTCTCCTATGTGGCCGAGCCGAATGCGGCGCAGCTCGCGGAGATTGGCCGCCTTATCGACGCCGGCAAGGTCACCCCCTTCGTGCAGGCTGTCTATCCTCTTGGAGAGGTCGCCACGGCCGAGGAGCGGCTGGAGAACGAGCATGTCCGCGGCAAGATCGTGCTCGAGGTGTCCGCGTAG
- a CDS encoding aldo/keto reductase produces MSHDNRIALTKDVSLSRLAFGAWRLLGGAVRPDADQVARLIGSAVDLGLTSFDHADIYGHYEVEAAFGAGLARWKGKREQIELISKCDIMLASANRPQNRLKHYDTSAAHITASVDRSLTNLGTDYLDLLLLHRPDPLMDADETAAALAALVKSGKARAVGVSNFTPSQFDLLASRLPFPLATNQIEMSVLKTSALTDGSLDHAQRLGYAPMVWSPLGGGSLFTGKEAREARVRAALAAVAAEIGAGDLAAVAIAWLLRHPARPVPVLGSMNPERLAAMVKALDIVLDRQQWFAILEASEGRPVA; encoded by the coding sequence ATGAGCCATGACAACCGCATTGCGCTGACAAAGGACGTGTCGCTGTCGCGACTGGCCTTCGGTGCCTGGCGCCTTCTCGGCGGAGCCGTGCGCCCGGATGCCGATCAAGTCGCAAGACTGATCGGCAGCGCCGTCGATCTCGGCCTGACCAGTTTCGACCATGCCGACATCTATGGGCACTACGAGGTCGAGGCAGCGTTCGGCGCCGGGCTGGCGCGCTGGAAAGGCAAGCGCGAGCAGATCGAGTTGATCTCGAAATGCGACATCATGCTGGCGTCCGCCAACAGGCCGCAAAACCGGTTGAAGCACTACGACACCAGCGCCGCGCATATCACAGCCTCGGTCGACCGTTCGCTCACCAATCTCGGCACCGACTATCTCGACCTGTTGCTGCTGCACCGGCCGGATCCGCTAATGGATGCGGACGAGACGGCGGCGGCACTTGCCGCGCTGGTTAAATCAGGCAAGGCGAGGGCGGTCGGCGTGTCCAATTTCACGCCGTCGCAGTTCGACCTGCTGGCATCGCGGCTGCCGTTTCCCTTGGCCACCAACCAGATCGAGATGTCGGTGCTGAAGACGTCCGCGCTGACCGACGGCAGCCTCGACCACGCGCAGCGTCTCGGCTACGCGCCGATGGTCTGGTCGCCGCTCGGTGGCGGCTCGCTGTTCACCGGCAAGGAAGCGCGCGAGGCGCGAGTGCGGGCGGCGCTGGCGGCGGTGGCAGCCGAGATCGGCGCCGGCGATCTCGCCGCTGTCGCCATCGCCTGGCTGCTGCGCCATCCCGCCCGGCCAGTGCCGGTGCTCGGTTCGATGAACCCAGAACGTTTGGCCGCGATGGTCAAGGCGCTCGATATCGTGCTCGACCGCCAGCAATGGTTCGCCATACTGGAAGCCAGCGAAGGCCGGCCGGTGGCTTAG
- the carA gene encoding glutamine-hydrolyzing carbamoyl-phosphate synthase small subunit yields the protein MAEMTPAWAIEKPTALLVLADGTVIEGRGLGATGSAVAEVCFNTALTGYQEILTDPSYAGQIVTFTFPHIGNIGTNGEDIEDLNPVARAGAVGAVFKADVTNPSNYRAAGHLDQWLKKRGIVALSGIDTRALTALIREKGMPNAVIAHAPDGVFDLEDLKRRAAAWSGLIGLDLAKEVTSGQSSVWRETPWVWNEGFGEQAEPSMHVVAIDYGVKRNILRLLSGLGAKVTVVPASTGSEEILAMQPDGIFLSNGPGDPEATGGYAVPVIQDLLKTDIPVFGICLGHQMLALALGGRTAKMHQGHHGANHPVKDHTTGKVEIVSMNHGFAVDADSLPAGVEETHVSLFDGSNCGIALTGRPVFSVQHHPEASPGPQDSHYLFRRFVNLIREKRGEELLAERA from the coding sequence ATGGCCGAGATGACGCCCGCCTGGGCAATCGAAAAGCCGACCGCCTTGCTGGTGCTGGCCGACGGCACCGTCATCGAGGGTCGCGGCCTTGGCGCCACCGGCTCGGCTGTCGCCGAAGTCTGCTTCAACACGGCACTCACCGGCTACCAGGAAATCCTCACCGACCCGTCCTATGCCGGCCAGATCGTCACCTTCACCTTCCCGCATATCGGCAACATCGGCACCAACGGCGAAGACATCGAGGACCTCAACCCGGTCGCACGCGCCGGCGCCGTGGGCGCGGTGTTCAAGGCCGACGTCACCAATCCGTCCAACTACCGCGCCGCCGGTCACCTCGACCAGTGGCTGAAGAAGCGCGGCATCGTCGCGCTTTCGGGCATCGACACCCGCGCGCTGACCGCGCTGATCCGCGAAAAGGGCATGCCCAACGCCGTCATCGCGCACGCGCCCGACGGCGTCTTCGACCTCGAAGACCTGAAGCGTCGCGCCGCCGCCTGGTCGGGCCTGATCGGGCTCGACCTTGCCAAGGAAGTCACCTCTGGCCAGTCCTCGGTCTGGCGCGAGACGCCCTGGGTGTGGAACGAAGGCTTTGGCGAACAGGCCGAGCCCTCCATGCACGTCGTCGCCATCGACTACGGCGTCAAGCGCAACATATTGCGCCTGCTTTCCGGCCTCGGTGCCAAGGTCACCGTGGTTCCGGCCAGCACCGGCTCGGAAGAGATCCTGGCCATGCAGCCCGACGGCATCTTTCTCTCCAACGGCCCCGGCGATCCGGAAGCCACCGGCGGCTATGCCGTACCGGTCATCCAGGATCTGCTCAAGACCGACATTCCGGTGTTCGGCATCTGCCTCGGCCACCAGATGCTGGCGCTGGCGCTGGGCGGCAGGACCGCCAAGATGCACCAGGGCCACCACGGCGCCAATCATCCGGTCAAGGACCACACCACCGGCAAGGTCGAGATCGTCTCGATGAACCACGGCTTTGCCGTCGACGCCGACTCGCTGCCCGCCGGCGTCGAGGAGACCCATGTCTCGCTGTTCGACGGTTCGAACTGCGGCATAGCGCTGACCGGCCGCCCGGTATTCTCGGTCCAGCATCACCCCGAGGCCTCGCCCGGCCCGCAGGACTCGCACTATCTCTTCCGCCGCTTCGTCAATCTGATCCGCGAAAAGCGCGGCGAGGAATTGCTGGCCGAGCGGGCTTAA
- a CDS encoding GatB/YqeY domain-containing protein, producing the protein MMRGKIAESLKSAMKAQDKHRLPTLRLIQAAIHDRDIANRGAGKEPASDEEILQILAKMVKQREESAKAFEDGKRPELAAQERGEMEIIRGFLPTQLDDAAIAAAAREAIAATGAASQKDMGKVIAALKQKYAGQMDFGKASGIVKGLLQ; encoded by the coding sequence ATGATGCGCGGAAAAATCGCCGAATCCCTGAAGAGCGCGATGAAGGCCCAGGACAAGCACCGGCTGCCGACATTGCGGCTGATCCAGGCCGCCATACACGATCGCGACATCGCCAATCGCGGCGCCGGCAAGGAACCGGCCAGCGACGAGGAGATCCTGCAGATACTGGCCAAGATGGTGAAGCAGCGCGAGGAATCGGCCAAGGCGTTCGAGGACGGCAAGCGGCCGGAACTGGCGGCGCAGGAGCGCGGCGAGATGGAGATTATCCGCGGCTTCCTGCCGACGCAGCTCGACGATGCGGCGATCGCGGCCGCGGCGCGCGAGGCGATCGCGGCCACGGGTGCCGCCAGCCAGAAGGACATGGGCAAGGTGATCGCCGCGCTGAAGCAGAAATATGCCGGCCAGATGGATTTCGGCAAGGCAAGCGGCATCGTCAAGGGGCTGCTGCAGTAG
- a CDS encoding DNA helicase has translation MIAPIYHLKRQARLLSREAKIPLHQALDRIAAREGFAGWSLLAAKAAEISPAARLFARLAPGDLVLVGARPGHGKTLMSLELAAEAMKSGHRSVFFTLEYTQSDVLDRFRAIGIEPQQFGGLFEFDNSDAISAGYIVKVLGSAPRGTLAVIDYLQLLDQKRENPELMDQVRMLKAFARDSGVILVFISQIDRSYDPSAKPFPDIGDVRLPNPLDLSLFSKACFLNKGEIRFQAA, from the coding sequence ATGATCGCGCCCATCTACCATCTGAAGCGTCAAGCCAGGCTGTTGTCGCGCGAGGCAAAAATCCCGCTCCACCAGGCACTTGACCGTATTGCCGCTCGCGAAGGTTTTGCCGGCTGGAGCCTGCTCGCGGCAAAAGCGGCCGAAATCTCGCCCGCCGCCAGGCTGTTTGCGCGGCTGGCGCCCGGCGACCTGGTCCTGGTTGGCGCGCGGCCGGGCCACGGCAAGACCCTGATGAGCCTCGAACTCGCGGCCGAAGCCATGAAGTCAGGCCATCGCAGCGTGTTCTTCACTCTGGAATATACACAAAGCGATGTGCTCGACCGGTTTCGCGCCATCGGCATCGAGCCGCAGCAGTTCGGCGGACTATTCGAGTTCGACAATTCCGATGCCATCAGCGCCGGCTATATCGTCAAAGTGCTGGGATCGGCGCCGCGCGGCACGCTGGCGGTCATTGACTATCTGCAGCTGCTCGACCAGAAGCGGGAGAATCCCGAGCTGATGGACCAGGTTCGCATGCTGAAGGCCTTCGCACGCGACAGCGGCGTGATCCTGGTCTTCATCTCGCAGATCGACCGCTCATACGATCCATCGGCGAAGCCGTTTCCCGATATCGGCGATGTCCGGTTGCCGAACCCGCTGGACCTGTCGCTGTTCAGCAAGGCGTGTTTCCTCAACAAGGGCGAGATCCGCTTCCAGGCGGCTTGA
- a CDS encoding alpha/beta fold hydrolase: MSELNFVTVGDGTRIAYRFDGDAGKPVLMLSNSIGTTLHMWDGQVGELSRHFRVLRYDFRGHGGSSVPIGAYSLDRLGRDVIELLDALGLGRVHFLGLSLGGFVGQWLGVHAPERIDRLILSNTSSHLGPASYFDERIVSVQQAPDMSETAEMFLNNWFPAKMVAANEPIIAEFRTMLLTIDRQGLAGLFAAVRDADLRRSVALINRPTLVIAGEHDTVTAASHGELIAAAVPGAKLVVLPAVHLSNVEYPAEFIKTVLDFLR, encoded by the coding sequence ATGAGTGAGCTGAACTTCGTGACTGTCGGCGATGGCACGCGCATCGCCTACCGCTTCGACGGCGACGCCGGAAAGCCGGTGCTGATGCTGTCGAACTCAATCGGCACGACGCTGCATATGTGGGACGGGCAGGTCGGCGAGCTGTCCCGGCATTTCCGTGTTCTGCGTTACGATTTTCGCGGCCATGGCGGGTCGAGTGTTCCGATCGGGGCCTATTCGCTCGACCGGCTCGGCCGCGACGTGATCGAGCTGCTCGATGCGCTCGGCCTTGGACGCGTGCATTTCCTCGGCCTGTCGCTGGGTGGCTTCGTCGGGCAATGGCTCGGCGTCCACGCGCCCGAGCGCATCGACCGGCTGATCCTGAGCAACACCTCGTCGCATCTCGGGCCGGCAAGCTATTTCGACGAGCGGATTGTCTCGGTACAGCAGGCGCCCGACATGTCGGAAACCGCCGAAATGTTCCTCAACAACTGGTTCCCCGCCAAGATGGTGGCGGCCAACGAGCCCATCATCGCGGAATTCCGCACCATGCTGCTGACGATCGACCGGCAAGGCCTGGCGGGTCTGTTCGCCGCCGTTCGCGATGCCGACCTTCGCCGCAGCGTGGCGCTGATCAACCGGCCGACGCTGGTGATCGCCGGCGAGCACGACACAGTGACGGCGGCCAGCCACGGCGAACTGATCGCCGCGGCGGTACCCGGCGCGAAGCTGGTTGTCCTGCCCGCGGTTCACCTGTCGAATGTGGAGTATCCGGCGGAGTTCATAAAAACCGTGCTCGATTTCCTGCGCTGA